A single genomic interval of Hemibagrus wyckioides isolate EC202008001 linkage group LG13, SWU_Hwy_1.0, whole genome shotgun sequence harbors:
- the zc3h7bb gene encoding zinc finger CCCH domain-containing protein 7B isoform X3 encodes MDPERLKRKEEIEKALGFIQFRRSSLPFPDPDGYETFLTQLVCNLLDEGNTVFREGDWRQAAVHYSEGVNVARYAQSEALVIPPELLESLYVNRAAAHYSLEEYEQGVQDCDCALAVSEGSRRALYRKALCLRELGRFREAYECGTGCLLAAPHDRQVSELAKDLASKLGLKIRKAYVSPQVESTTSGPASNGETAPSGGETSSNGLESLNDMNSDLSSAQCIPAPLATPIPVSDDPSMPSLAPIVPQDTPESPSQGPTGQVQYSVPVSEDMGECVINSGLLEKGAEVTVNSVQGAIPTNLPNTVVGLRTTYPSALPAPSSPLTPPYFAPTMNPLTQLDSFSSLGQSESSQALESLIPYPAGSGEAVGRARAESLSTQGIDSLSEYTLPGGRVSSTFFSGLRNHSTTHSNGSAATNLSLLSQNPLAATHEFRQACHACYSRIGPRVMDYKYQPDAAHRCKRDVLLCRLKSSEDTTWKRIRPRPARNNFLGAFVLCKEVQERQECQYGENCTFAYCQEEIDVWTQERKGALSRELLFDPLGTNERRALSVTRLLQIHMGMFMFLCEECFDSKPRIISKRSKENLGVCSNLTAKHPFDDNKCLVHVVRSANVRYSKIRPLHPLCQFDVCRHEVRYGCQREDSCSFAHSVIELKCWVLQQDTGITHEEMVQESKRHWQRLEQNAQRQKPMHVPHQASSTSSNSVSSAGYGTGGGVGVGGDGGGGSGGGTCGRGRGLNLKMKFVCGQCWREGQVNEPDKSLKYCTAKAKHSWTKERRVLLVKSFEKKKWVVVRPLPFSRTYPQQYDMCVHVMKQKKCHYIGNCSFAHSSEERDVWTYMKNNSLRDMQQMYDLWLSLTNQNRRSDGPLMTPPPEEKQNVMPADYTDSVAGQRMSGGGEL; translated from the exons ATGGATCCAGAGAGACTGAAGCGCAAGGAGGAAATAGAGAAGGCCCTGGGATTCATACAGT TCCGCAGGTCATCTTTGCCTTTCCCTGATCCAGATGGTTATgag ACATTTTTGACTCAGTTAGTTTGCAACTTGCTGGATGAAGGTAACACAGTGTTTCGTGAGGGAGATTGGAGGCAAGCAGCTGTGCACTACAGCGAAGGAGTGAACGTAGCTCGATATGCTCAGTCTGAAGCACTGGTCATTCCTCCAGAACTGCTTGAAAGTCTGTACGTGAACAGAGCTGCTGCACACTATAGCCTT GAAGAGTATGAGCAAGGGGTGCAGGACTGTGACTGTGCACTGGCTGTGTCTGAGGGCAGCCGGAGAGCACTCTACAGGAAGGCCCTGTGCTTGAGAGAGCTGGGCAGATTCAGAGAGGCCTATGAGTGTGGCACTGGGTGTCTGCTTGCTGCCCCTCAT GACAGACAAGTCAGTGAGTTGGCTAAGGACCTGGCCAGCAAACTTGGCCTGAAAATCCGCAAGGCCTATGTTAGTCCTCAG GTTGAATCCACAACATCTGGTCCAGCAAGTAATGGTGAAACTGCACCATCTGGAGGGGAG ACATCTTCAAATGGTCTTGAGTCGCTGAACGATATGAATTCAG ATTTGTCCAGTGCCCAGTGCATCCCTGCACCTTTGGCCACCCCAATTCCTGTCAGTGATGACCCTTCAATGCCCTCGCTGGCTCCTATAGTTCCCCAGGACACACCTGAGAGCCCCAGTCAGGGGCCCACAGGGCAGGTGCAATATTCTGTGCCAGTGTCTGAGGATATGGGTGAATGTGTGATTAACTCAGGTCTGCTGGAAAAAGGAGCTGAGGTCACCGTG AACTCTGTGCAAGGTGCCATTCCTACTAACCTCCCAAACACAGTGGTAGGGTTGCGTACTACCTACCCCTCTGCTCTTCCAGCCCCTTCATCCCCGCTCACTCCCCCTTATTTTGCCCCCACTATGAACCCCCTCACTCAGCTGGACTCTTTTTCATCACTTGGCCAGAGTGAGAGCTCACAAGCCTTGGAGTCTCTCATCCCTTACCCTGCTGGGTCTGGAGAGGCTGTTGGGAGGGCCAGAGCTGAATCACTCAGTACACAAGGAATCGATTCTCTCTCTGAGTATACATTACCAG GAGGAAGAGTCTCAAGCACTTTCTTCTCTGGATTACGGAACCATAGTACCACTCACTCG AATGGCTCAGCTGCCACCAACCTTTCCCTCTTGTCCCAGAATCCACTGGCTGCCACCCATGAGTTCAGACAGGCCTGTCATGCATGCTACAGTCGCatag GTCCTCGAGTCATGGATTACAAGTATCAGCCTGACGCAGCGCATCGCTGTAAGAGAGATGTGCTGCTCTGTCGCCTCAAATCGTCTGAAGACACCACTTGGAAGAGGATACGACCTCGCCCTGCCCGCAATAACTTCCTTGGAGCATTTGTTCTTTGCAAAG AAGTGCAGGAGCGTCAGGAATGCCAGTATGGAGAAAACTGCACATTTGCCTATTGCCAGGAGGAGATAGATGTCTGGACCCAGGAGAGGAAAGGAGCATTAAGTCGAGAGCTGCTATTCGACCCCCTGGGCACAAATGAAAGACGAGCACTTAGTGTTACTCGCTTATTGCAAATTCATATGGGCATGTTTATGTTCCTCTGTGAG GAATGTTTTGACAGTAAGCCTCGTATTATAAGTAAGCGCAGCAAAGAGAACCTTGGTGTCTGCTCCAACCTGACTGCAAAGCATCCTTTTGATGATAATAA GTGCCTAGTGCATGTGGTACGCTCAGCCAACGTGCGCTACAGTAAGATTCGCCCACTCCATCCACTCTGCCAGTTTGACGTATGCCGCCATGAGGTGCGCTATGGCTGCCAGAGGGAAGACAGCTGTTCTTTCGCTCACTCAGTTATTGAACTCAAGTGCTGGGTGCTCCAACAGGACACAG GTATCACCCATGAGGAGATGGTGCAGGAGTCTAAGAGACACTGGCAAAGACTGGAGCAGAATGCACAAAGACAGAAG CCCATGCATGTGCCTCATCAAGCCAGCAGCACTAGCAGTAATTCTGTGAGCAGTGCTGGTTATGGGACAGGAGGAGGGGTCGGAGTGGGTGGTGACGGAGGTGGAGGCTCAGGAGGAGGCACATGTGGCCGAGGCCGTGGGCTCAACCTCAAGATGAAGTTTGTGTGTGGCCAATGCTGGAGAGAGGGCCAGGTCAATGAACCGGACAAGTCACTGAAATACTGCACTGCAAAAGCCAAACACAG CTGGACTAAAGAACGCCGGGTACTGTTGGTAAAATcgtttgaaaagaaaaagtgggTAGTTGTACGTCCACTGCCATTCTCTCGAACTTACCCCCAGCAGTATGAT ATGTGTGTACACGTGATGAAACAAAAGAAGTGCCACTACATTGGGAACTGCTCTTTTGCGCACAGTTCAGAAGAAAGAGATGTGTGGACCTACATGAAGAACAACAGTT TGAGAGACATGCAGCAGATGTATGATTTATGGCtatcactgacca